The Candidatus Hinthialibacter antarcticus genome includes a region encoding these proteins:
- a CDS encoding FkbM family methyltransferase, which produces MIQLLKQAIKSAVRLTGAELVQRRTAEEWNRQSMYEVLRQIQHIGVDIRSVIDVGAAQGVWSVMCAEVLSNSNYLLIEPLLEYDDMMKDSLKRIPNAKCLNVALSNEPGEKELHVHPDLFGSSFYLEQEDSDVNGVVRTVKVETLDSVCDANQLEPPYLLKIDVQGAELDVLESGLQVLQKTEFAIIETSFFRFYENGKTIVDLIEFMKSQGFAPYDIFGHQYRPLDGALAQIDLCFVKDDSDFRKYHHYATAQQREQQNKRLRSLNR; this is translated from the coding sequence ATGATCCAACTGCTGAAACAAGCAATTAAATCTGCGGTTCGACTTACTGGTGCAGAATTAGTACAGAGGCGGACGGCGGAAGAGTGGAACCGTCAATCAATGTATGAAGTGTTGCGTCAGATTCAGCATATTGGCGTCGATATTCGTTCTGTGATCGACGTTGGCGCTGCTCAAGGCGTGTGGAGCGTCATGTGCGCAGAGGTATTGTCTAACTCGAATTATTTGTTGATCGAACCTCTTTTAGAATACGACGATATGATGAAAGACTCTCTGAAGCGTATTCCAAACGCAAAATGTCTGAATGTTGCTCTCAGTAATGAACCGGGTGAAAAAGAATTACATGTTCACCCTGATTTATTTGGTTCATCATTTTATTTGGAACAAGAGGATAGTGATGTAAATGGCGTTGTGCGGACTGTAAAAGTTGAGACGCTCGACTCCGTTTGTGACGCAAATCAATTAGAGCCGCCCTATTTATTGAAGATTGATGTGCAGGGCGCTGAACTTGATGTGTTAGAGAGTGGTCTACAAGTATTACAAAAAACAGAATTCGCGATTATTGAAACATCATTTTTCCGCTTTTATGAAAATGGAAAAACAATTGTAGACCTGATTGAATTTATGAAATCACAAGGGTTTGCGCCGTATGATATTTTTGGTCATCAATACCGCCCCTTAGATGGTGCGCTTGCTCAAATCGATTTGTGTTTTGTGAAGGATGATAGCGATTTTCGTAAGTACCATCATTATGCAACTGCTCAGCAGCGCGAGCAACAAAATAAGCGCTTGCGATCTCTAAATCGATAA